The following proteins come from a genomic window of Ammospiza nelsoni isolate bAmmNel1 chromosome 6, bAmmNel1.pri, whole genome shotgun sequence:
- the TMEM41B gene encoding transmembrane protein 41B isoform X1 gives MAQRRVAERGPCQAAAAESARHQRQLLEGKALAEGGSARTSLLILVSIFLSAAFLMFLVYKNFPQLSEEERECIKVPRDMDDAKALGKVLSKYKDTFYVQVLVAYFATYVFLQTFAIPGSIFLSILSGFLYPFPLALFLVCLCSGLGASFCYMLSYLVGRPVVYRYLTEKAVKWSEQVERHREHLINYIIFLRITPFLPNWFINITSPVINVPLKVFFIGTFLGVAPPSFVAIKAGTTLYQLTTAGEAVSWNSVFVLMILAILSILPALFQKKLKQKFE, from the exons ATGGCGCAGAGAAGGGTGGCGGAGCGCGGGCCTTGccaggcggcggcggcggagagCGCCAGGCACCAGCGGCAGCTACTGGAAG GGAAAGCCCTTGCAGAAGGTGGATCAGCTCGGACATCACTTCTTATTTTAGTGTCCATCTTCTTATCAGCTGCTTTCCTCATGTTCCTGGTATATAAAAATTTCCCACAACTTAGTGA agaagaaagagaatgtaTAAAGGTTCCCAGAGATATGGATGATGCAAAGGCCTTGGGAAAAGTCTTGTCCAAATACAAGGACACGTTTTATGTTCAAGTGTTAGTGGCTTATTTTGCCACATATGTTTT CTTGCAAACATTTGCTATTCCTGGGTCTATATTCCTCAGTATCCTGTCAGGGTTTCTTTATCCCTTCCCACTGGCCttatttcttgtttgtttg tgctcAGGACTTGGGGCTTCATTCTGCTACATGCTGTCATACCTAGTGGGGCGTCCCGTTGTGTACAGATATTTAACAGAAAAAGCAGTCAAATGGTCAGAACAG GTTGAACGACATAGAGAACATCTGATTAACTACATTATATTTTTGAGAATAACACCTTTCCTCCCCAACTGGTTTATCAATATCACATCTCCTGTAATCAACGTGCCATTGAAAGTGTTTTTCATTGGCACTTTCCTAG GTGTAGCACCACCATCTTTTGTAGCCATTAAGGCAGGAACAACGCTGTACCAGCTTACAACAGCAGGGGAAGCTGTTTCCTGGAACTCTGTTTTTGTCCTCATGATTCTAGCCATCCTCTCCATCCTACCAGCTCTGTTCCAGAAGAAGCTGAAACAGAAGTTTGAATAA
- the TMEM41B gene encoding transmembrane protein 41B isoform X2: protein MFLVYKNFPQLSEEERECIKVPRDMDDAKALGKVLSKYKDTFYVQVLVAYFATYVFLQTFAIPGSIFLSILSGFLYPFPLALFLVCLCSGLGASFCYMLSYLVGRPVVYRYLTEKAVKWSEQVERHREHLINYIIFLRITPFLPNWFINITSPVINVPLKVFFIGTFLGVAPPSFVAIKAGTTLYQLTTAGEAVSWNSVFVLMILAILSILPALFQKKLKQKFE from the exons ATGTTCCTGGTATATAAAAATTTCCCACAACTTAGTGA agaagaaagagaatgtaTAAAGGTTCCCAGAGATATGGATGATGCAAAGGCCTTGGGAAAAGTCTTGTCCAAATACAAGGACACGTTTTATGTTCAAGTGTTAGTGGCTTATTTTGCCACATATGTTTT CTTGCAAACATTTGCTATTCCTGGGTCTATATTCCTCAGTATCCTGTCAGGGTTTCTTTATCCCTTCCCACTGGCCttatttcttgtttgtttg tgctcAGGACTTGGGGCTTCATTCTGCTACATGCTGTCATACCTAGTGGGGCGTCCCGTTGTGTACAGATATTTAACAGAAAAAGCAGTCAAATGGTCAGAACAG GTTGAACGACATAGAGAACATCTGATTAACTACATTATATTTTTGAGAATAACACCTTTCCTCCCCAACTGGTTTATCAATATCACATCTCCTGTAATCAACGTGCCATTGAAAGTGTTTTTCATTGGCACTTTCCTAG GTGTAGCACCACCATCTTTTGTAGCCATTAAGGCAGGAACAACGCTGTACCAGCTTACAACAGCAGGGGAAGCTGTTTCCTGGAACTCTGTTTTTGTCCTCATGATTCTAGCCATCCTCTCCATCCTACCAGCTCTGTTCCAGAAGAAGCTGAAACAGAAGTTTGAATAA